In one Rutidosis leptorrhynchoides isolate AG116_Rl617_1_P2 chromosome 8, CSIRO_AGI_Rlap_v1, whole genome shotgun sequence genomic region, the following are encoded:
- the LOC139862803 gene encoding uncharacterized protein isoform X2 gives MESPDYEKIRQASILAMLEKTGCPDIIGSWLCSVADTSAEATCYTKEEDDMYKKYAVEHPLERVFKVCNPKTGLPDEVYTACVIERYREYHSAKRNEPVLKRHRTEEKVLCWYCRPSARNYCG, from the exons ATGGAAAGTCCGGATTATGAAAAAATTC GTCAAGCATCTATTTTAGCTATGTTGGAAAAAACTGGCTGTCCCGATATAATTGGCTCCTGGCTGTGTAGCGTAGCAGATACGTCAGCAGAAGCAACTTGTT ATACCAAAGAAGAAGACGATATGTATAAAAAGTATGCCGTTGAACACCCACTTGAGCGTGTGTTCAAGGTATGCAACCCCAAAACAG GGCTGCCAGATGAAGTGTATACTGCATGCGTGATCGAGCGCTATCGTGAATATCATTCTGCTAAGCGCAATGAACCAGTTCTCAAGCGCCACCGGACTGAGGAAAAAG TTTTGTGTTGGTATTGCAGGCCAAGTGCCAGAAACTACTGTGGTTAA
- the LOC139862803 gene encoding uncharacterized protein isoform X1, which translates to MESPDYEKIRQASILAMLEKTGCPDIIGSWLCSVADTSAEATCYTKEEDDMYKKYAVEHPLERVFKVCNPKTGLPDEVYTACVIERYREYHSAKRNEPVLKRHRTEEKGESTETVVPASYGIQFNRLLLVLCWYCRPSARNYCG; encoded by the exons ATGGAAAGTCCGGATTATGAAAAAATTC GTCAAGCATCTATTTTAGCTATGTTGGAAAAAACTGGCTGTCCCGATATAATTGGCTCCTGGCTGTGTAGCGTAGCAGATACGTCAGCAGAAGCAACTTGTT ATACCAAAGAAGAAGACGATATGTATAAAAAGTATGCCGTTGAACACCCACTTGAGCGTGTGTTCAAGGTATGCAACCCCAAAACAG GGCTGCCAGATGAAGTGTATACTGCATGCGTGATCGAGCGCTATCGTGAATATCATTCTGCTAAGCGCAATGAACCAGTTCTCAAGCGCCACCGGACTGAGGAAAAAGGTGAATCAACTGAAACGGTGGTCCCAGCTTCTTATGGTATACAATTTAATCGACTTCTATTGG TTTTGTGTTGGTATTGCAGGCCAAGTGCCAGAAACTACTGTGGTTAA
- the LOC139861386 gene encoding uncharacterized protein: MFKFLKDVVSGSGAGVKDLPYNIGEPYSSAWGSWTHSRGTSKDDGSLVSIFSLTGSNANDGHLAAGRNGVKRLRTVRHPNVLSFLYSTEAEISDGSSTKVVIYIVTEPVMPLAEKIKELGLQGTQRNEYYAWGLYRIAKAVSFLNNDCKLIHGNVCLESVVVTPALDWKLHAFDALSEFDGNNEMSTGPMLQFEWLIGSQYKPMELAKSDWGTIRKSPPWAIDSWGLGCLIYEIFTGSKLNKTEELRNTSSIPKSLLPDYQRLLSSMPSRRLNSSKLSENCEYFQNKLVDTIHFMEILNLKDSVEKDTFFRKLPTLAEQLPREIVLKKLLPLLASALEFGSAAAPALTAFLKMGAWLSSEEFNEKVLPTIVKLFASDDRAIRVGLLQHINQYGDSFSSQVVDEQVYPHVATGFSDTSAFLRELTLKSMLVLAPKLSQRTLSGSLLKYLSKLQVDEEPAIRTNTTILLGNVASHLNEGTRKRVLINAFTVRALRDTFPPARGAGIMALCATSSYYDAQEIAARILPNVVVLTIDPDSDVRSKAFQAVEQFLQIVKQYHEKTSSGDDTEATGSGNTSLPGNASILGWAMSSLTIKGKPSEQTAHVPPKSTSPLVSAVSNASSVVSDTPSTILVRTASSGNFDQDMADQAAPVSPTSTDGWGELENGIREDHESEKDGWDDMLPLEDEKPSPALSNIQAAQKRPVIQPKSHVSIPRPKSTSNVGKDADDDDDLWGSIAAPPPKVGAKPLKNSNASGIIDNDDPWAAIAAPPPTTRAKPLSAGRGRGAKPASAPKLGAQRINKAASTLKF, from the exons ATGTTTAAATTCTTGAAAGACGTGGTTTCCGGATCTGGTGCCGGAGTTAAAGATTTGCCTTATAACATCGGCGAACCTTATTCTTCCGCTTGGGGATCTTGGACACATTCTCGAGGCACTTCTAAA GATGACGGATCCCTAGTATCAATATTTTCTCTTACAGGAAGTAATGCCAACGATGGACATTTAGCTGCCGGTCGAAATGGTGTTAAGCGGCTTCGAACA GTCAGGCATCCAAATGTTTTGTCATTTCTTTATAGTACAGAAGCTGAGATATCAGACGGGTCATCTACAAAGGTTGTTATCTATATTGTGACTGAACCTGTGATGCCACTGGCTGAAAAGATCAAGGAATTAGGATTACAAGGTACACAAAG GAACGAATATTATGCTTGGGGCCTGTACCGCATTGCAAAAGCTGTGAGCTTCCTTAATAATGATTGCAAACTT ATTCATGGTAATGTTTGTCTGGAAAGTGTGGTGGTCACTCCAGCTTTGGACTGGAAATTGCATGCTTTTGATGCTCTTTCTGAGTTCGATGGAAATAATGAAATGTCTACCGGACCGATGCTG CAATTTGAATGGCTTATCGGCTCGCAATACAAACCAATGGAGTTGGCAAAGTCTGACTGGGGAACAATCAGAAAATCTCCTCCATGGGCAATTGATTCTTGGGGTTTAG GCTGTCTCATCTATGAAATTTTCACGGGTTCGAAACTGAACAAGACTGAGGAGCTGCGGAATACATCTTCAATACCAAAG TCTCTACTTCCAGATTACCAGCGACTCTTGAGTTCTATGCCTTCTCGCAGGTTAAATTCATCAAAGCTTTCCGAGAACTGTG AGTATTTTCAGAACAAGTTGGTGGATACCATTCATTTCATGGAAATACTTAACTTGAAGGACAGTGTTGAAAAAGATACATTCTTCCGGAAACTTCCAACTCTAGCAGAACAGCTGCCTCGTGAAATTGTTTTGAAAAAG TTACTTCCTTTGTTAGCTTCTGCCTTAGAATTTGGTTCAGCTGCTGCACCTGCTTTGACTGCATTCCTAAAAATGGGTGCTTGGCTTTCATCAGAGGAATTCAACGAAAAg GTGTTACCAACAATTGTGAAACTATTTGCTTCTGATGACCGAGCTATTCGAGTTGGTCTTCTTCAGCATATCAATCAGTATGGGGATTCATTTTCATCTCAAGTTGTTGATGAGCAA GTGTACCCGCATGTTGCTACAGGCTTTTCGGACACGTCTGCCTTTCTGCGTGAGCTGACTCTAAAATCCATGCTTGTTCTTGCTCCAAAG CTGTCCCAACGCACTTTATCAGGGTCACTATTGAAGTATCTTTCAAAGCTCCAA GTGGATGAGGAACCAGCGATCAGAACAAATACCACAATACTACTCGGGAATGTCGCTAGCCATCTCAATGAAGGG ACGCGCAAAAGAGTATTGATTAATGCTTTCACTGTCCGCGCTTTGCGTGATACATTTCCCCCTGCCCGAGGAGCTG GTATAATGGCTCTATGTGCGACCAGTTCTTATTATGATGCCCAAGAAATAGCAGCCCGTATACTTCCGAATGTAGTTGTACTTACTATTGATCCTGACAG TGATGTTCGATCAAAGGCTTTTCAAGCAGTTGAACAATTTTTGCAGATAGTGAAACAATACCATGAAAAG ACATCTTCTGGGGATGACACCGAGGCTACCGGTTCTGGAAATACATCACTTCCAGGAAACGCAAGTATACTTGG ATGGGCCATGAGCTCGTTGACAATAAAAGGCAAACCATCTGAACAAACTGCACATGTACCTCCAAAATCTACCTCGCCTCTTGTTTCTGCTGTCTCCAATGCCAGCTCAG TTGTATCAGATACCCCGAGTACAATACTAGTCCGAACTGCAAGTTCCGGCAATTTCGATCAAGATATGGCTGATCAAGCTGCACCTGTATCACCTACCTCAACTGACGGATGGGGCGAACTAGAAAACGGTATTCGCGAAGATCACGAGAGTGAAAAAGATGGGTGGGATGATATGTTACCTTTAGAAGATGAAAAACCATCACCCGCTCTTTCAAATATCCAAGCAGCACAAAAGCGGCCCGTTATACAACCAAAATCACATG TTTCAATTCCACGGCCCAAATCTACATCAAATGTGGGGAAAGatgcagatgatgatgatgatttatgggGTTCAATTGCTGCACCACCACCAAAAGTGGGTGCAAAGCCTTTGAAGAATTCGAACGCGAGTGGTATCATTGATAATGATGATCCGTGGGCCGCCATTGcagcaccaccaccaaccacaaggGCCAAGCCTTTATCAGCTGGCCGAGGTCGAGGGGCGAAACCTGCCTCCGCCCCTAAATTGGGTGCTCAGAGGATAAACAAGGCAGCTTCAACTCTGAAGTTTTGA